The Cydia splendana chromosome 7, ilCydSple1.2, whole genome shotgun sequence genome contains the following window.
GAGGAGCTGGATTACTTCCAGAGGGCCTTGGACACACAATGGCTAAACGATCGAATGGCCAACGGCCGCATGGGTCGTTGCCTAGCCGTCCTAGAGAAAGAAGCTCAGATGGAGAAGGAATTCCAAGAGGTATTGTTCTAGCTTATACATTTTGGCGGGCTGAATATTTTCTTTGCTATCGCAGTTTGTTGCGGTTTGGACTATTTATTATAGCATATTTTCATCCTCAAAACCTACAGTAATTAAAAAATGCCACACACTAATATCCCTCATAAAGCCTATTAAATTGCAGGGTTTGCGTAGAAATATTGCAGTTTTATAGGCAAaccctgggggccgatttttgaatttcgatcgctcgatttcgtcactcaaaAATCGGAAAACggagaaatgctaatttttgaaatacgagcgatcgaaatttggaatctattggtattgaccactcgatttcaattctattagtagaatttaaatgcctagtagtggagatattatttaacgaaatacacgaaatcgagtggtcgaaattcaaaaatgggCCCACTGCAATTCTCAAGAGGCTTTCTCTTATATTGCATGAAAATTATGAATAGCCATAATATCCAATGTTGTTGATTTTAGAGAACTGACCATGCCGCATTAGTCAATGCTCAAGCTAAAAAAGAAGCAGACCTTGCTAATGAAGTGGCTAAAGTGCGTCATGAAGAAGCTACAGAACTGCAGCGTCGCCACTACCTCCGTGAGCGAGATCCAGAGCTGCGGATGCTGATAAAGAAACTCCAAGCTGGTTATGTGTGCCGAGATGTGCGGCAACAGATACTGCATAATGAATATAGGAGGATGCAGGAAAAGGTAAGCAAGAAGAACaactgacagacagacatgtACAAAACTATATGGTGGATCAACTTTTTATTCTCACTCATTCTCTTGGgtcaattgagtcgcttaatttcaaactcgggtaaatccatctgtcggattatgcgattttggtattaggaaaaggtaatagggtagatatttgctgataGGGTCGAATTACCTGTTTGGAGTTAAGCAACACACTTTTAAATCCTTGGGTTTATGTTATggtatgtaattaaaataaccaaaaatacatttttatggcAGTTATGTCCTTTCCATAATGGGTCATCTCTACTTAAcatattttagaacatagtACAACATTTCTTCTTACAAACTATATGCTTGTTTCTAACAAGCTATTATCTCCTTATCCCCTGGCTGATGAGacacaataacaacaaaaaaaaattgatccaCACTATGAGGGTCATTGCCATTTTGGTCATTGAACCTTTAGAATTGAACCTTCTTGTTCAGCTAACAACATAAAGGCGTCATAGATATATCCTTTTGGTCATGATAGCTTAGAAAATACCTCCCTCCTCCTCAATAAGTCCCTCCGGTCGATCCTCCGCATATTCTGGCCAAAGATTATAAGAAATGAGGATTTGTGGAGTATGTGCCAACAACCTCCGATCGCCCAAGAAGTAGCGCTGTGGAAGTGGAGATGGATCGGTCATACCCTGCGATGAGGGGATACGAACAACGCCAGTATCGCGTTCGAGTGGCGGCCTGAGGGCGGGAAGCGAGCCCGCAAACGCCCTGTGCACACCTGGAGGCGCAGCGTAGAGAACGAGCTGACAGCCATAGGACTGAGCTGGAACGAGGCCAAGACGGTTGCTCAAGACAGGAAGGCGTGGAAGGATCTTGTGGTGGCCCTATGCAGCTCCGGGGTGCCCTAGGACAGTTAATATATTATGAAATACCAAATAGTCCAAAATAAGATAAAGAGCTACATTATAATTGCTACTggctttatttttaattttataacttagGTACTGGGCTGCATTGTAATGGTAATACTATTTTATTGTATACACaggtaaaccttaacaaattatacagctaaaccttcctcaatatAACTATGTATACttaggtgaaaactgcatgaaaatccgttccgtagtttttgaatttatcacgaacatacagacagacaggcgcGGTGGGGGACTtcgttttataagatgtagtgattaGAATTTATTGTATCCATATTAtagcaaataaattatttgacttTGATTTTAGGCTGAAGAAGAAAGAGCCAATTCCACCCTCTTAGCTGCGATTGGCGATGACCAGGAGGCCAAAAAGAGGGTGCAGCAGAAGATGCAGCAGACTGCGGCATATCGCCAGGAGCTGCAGCAGCAGTTGGTGAACAGGCAGACGCAGAGACAGTGTCAGTATGAAGACGCGCTCATAGAGCAGAAGATGCTTGATGACGTCATGAGGACCATTTCTGATGAGGACCAGAGGCAAGACCTTTATTACCATCTCtacttcctcgcgttatcccggcattttgccacggctcatgggagcctttaCGAACattattaaactttattttcattAGCGGACGTTACCGCGTGATGTAGTTCGGTGGCTCGCGCGTGGCAAACATATGCCTGGCCACAGTGCTTCAGGCATCTTCAGGCGAGACATGTCTCTGCAGACTGAGATGCTTCACGCTGCAATTTTCTCGCAAAGTGACTCATTCTAAAGTATCGATCTGTCTATTATCCCATCTCTTCTCTTTCTCCTGGCTTTTGTCCCAGTTTATTTGGGGTCAGCCCTCCTAGTAATCTTGCGCCACAGCTCACGGTTGTGGGTTGTCTCGTCTGTTGCGTTCAACAGCTTCATGTCGTTTTTGACTGTTTGGAGCCAGGTTGTTGGTGGTCGTCCGGGTCCTTTTTGTCATGTGGTCATCATCCTATTATCCTGTCCCATCCTGTGATCTGTCTATTATCccatccaaaaaaaaaatgcttactTTATGAAGAGATTCTCGTTCAGTTTTAAAGGTGCAGCATATTACAAAGGGTTTACAGTTAGGgttggttgcaccaaaccgtctgtcaccgttaaagtgtTCGCAAAATTTTACTGTATGTGAAGTTTCATAGTTCATTGCTgtgtgacgttgatcagtcacaaactgtggttggtgcaactggcccttagtgacTAAGCAGACGTAACATGCTGCCACTCTAAAGATAGTTTTTGAGGACTAGATgattaagatttttattatcaCCATATCACCATCTTCCGAGATTAGTTTCGTTGAAATGTCttaattattactttatttttatctgACTGCGACTAATCAATATAAAATTGCCGCCTTGTTTTAGGGAGTTGAAACAAAAGCGAGATCTCATGGAGAAGACGCAACGCGAGATGGTGACGTTCAGGCAAGCTCGCAAAGCGTGGCAAGCCAAGCAACGTGAGCTCGCTATAAAGGAGGAGTTGGAAATTGAAAGACAAAATCAGGCCGCCTCCGATCGCAGTGCTGGCATGTTAGTATAAAATAcgttattaaatgtttttttataataaaaagaaaacttGATAAATTCACCGCCTCCGGCAAGACTCAAACTTGCgactagggcatgcagtaccggttccggtaccaagaatttcatttcccggttttGGGCATgaccggaaccgggattcccggttcttcccggttctcaaggcatcttttgaatacatttaagaaattgtttgtgttagcgtacaatctttatgaatgacttattttgatataaataattgcataagaattaataaaagacttaatttattttaaaaaaatacataattggCGTTTCAACCtacagggtggcccaaaaaCACGTTGACAACGCCCTTTCCAATCACCCCATCAAGCACCCACGCAACTAGTACAaatagggcatgctcccgggaattcccggttctcaaattcccgggaattcccggttctcaaattcccgggaattcccggttctcaaattcccgggaattcccgggaatttcatTGTGtcgaaagaaccggtactgaagacccggtaccggtacttcccggttctcatcaatatgcgtatttattcccattttaatactagtactttagctcgggacattaaatcacatttaataatgttgctatgaaacgggggacccaaataacccgacaaattAACCTGGTAAAGTAGGTATTCCAATCGATATTACGTTTTGGCTCGAGTAAGTAggatattaggtacttatattcgAATATTCATCTTTCTTTCTAGGAAGttggttttatatgaaaaaaatccgTGGTCgggtcatagtgctgagtgcatcgactacgggGCCTCCCGTGTAACTCATGCCATGCCCATCAGGCGGAGGTAAACCAGCGATTCGCAGGGCTGGTGGCTCTAGCCTATAGCCAAGGTTTTGCGATGAAAGCGCGTGCAATAATATTGACTTGTAGTGATTAGGTGTTGGGAATTTCCAAAGGGGCGTAGCGGaagatttacaaaaatgtgagcgAGCATAGGCAAAGTCTCAAACTGTAGAGGGCCGTGTGCAGGTtggttttttgataaaataagtcatttatcaatacgcatgtaataatttatatgaaaataagtcattcataaagattgtacactaacacaaacaatttcttaagtataatcttaatatgccttgagaaccgggaagaaccgggaatcccggttccagccatgcccagaaccgggaaatgaaattcttggtaccggaaccggtactgcatgccctaagTACAAATCAAGCCAAAAATTAAAACCACAGTCTCTTTATGCAACATAAaccaattgtcatcaaaatagcCTCCTTTCGCCctgatacacaaacgcaaacgcCCGCCAAAATTTTCAACGAAATGCCGCAGTTCTTTATTTTGTCCTATTCTTTGGCATGGCAAGTGTTGCTTTTAGAGCGTTTACacttttgtgtttagtaccacaCGCCCTTGTCTCTAAGATTGACCACAAACTATAATCCATTGGATTTAGATCAGGCGAATAGGGTGGCCACTCTTTTGAACTTATGAATCCGGGAAAATTAGCAGTGGTGCATAGATAATTTTTCCGGATTCACAAGTTCAAAAGAGACAAAATATGCTTGGAGAAGCTGCGGCATTTCGTTGAAAATTCCAACAAACGTTCGCACCTATGTATCAAAGCGAAAGGAGGATACCCTGAAGACAATCAATTTTTGTTGCATAAAAAGACCGTAGCTTTAATTCCCAACTTACTTTGTACCAGCTACGcaagtacttaataaaataattagaaaaaacGCCGCCAACGTATTCCTGGGCCACCCtgtattttacgaaattaaccggcacactttgcctcagcctgggccgagccacacggccgtagcgtagtcgatgcactcagcactatgacggcacAGCCTGCCTGCACGAATacctactttactaggttagttggtagggttatttgggtcccccgtttcatagcaccattattaaatgttatttaatgtcccgagctaaagtactaaatCATTACTACTACTGAAttgggaataaatagtcatatgatgagaaccgggaagtaccggtaccgggtcttcagtaccggttcttttgacactataaaattcccgggaattcccgggaatttgagaaccgggaattcccgggagcatgccctactTGCGACCATCTGGAACACCGATGCGGAGCTGCCAAGCTGCGGAGGCTTGCCAGAAGCGTGCGAATCTGTCCATTCCTTTATGCTTACACGCCTTAGGGAGGCGCATAGCAACATCTACCGTAAGAATAATCTATCTTAACAGGCACCGGAGTCTAAAGTTATATTGAAAATTTtcctttattataaaaaaaatgttttatcacTCGCAGACGTTTTGGCTtgataaaaattaataatacgtttttaaacaaTGTCGATTGCTTTGTTATTCCATACCGTGTAACCACCTGTATGTACTTTCTCATTTTCACCCGATGAATTTTTAGGAGTATCTGCGGCAgcggctatttttttttatagtttattAGCCTAGTTAACATATGTCTATAATTAACTACCCACGAAAGAATAAACTGCAGGCTAACGTGCAAATGGTTAATACTTCGTGGCGTagcgtagtcatctctctctatcactcttccatattagtgcgacccGACAGTTTCGTTTCGTTTGATACGGGTTGTAAGCGATTGGCACGTTGACTACGCACCCAGGTAGTAAGACAGGgctgtaaccgcgaaaatcgaagttcgcaaattgcgggcatttttctctgtcactcttattacgccttcattggagtaaaagagaaagatccccgcaatttgcgaatatcggttttcgcggtagcccctcagaaaGAGGTATACTAAAGAATTTAAAAATAGTTACTAATAAAACTGAAATATTGTTTTACAGCCGCGCAGAAAAAGAACGCCGCGAGAGAATCAGAGAGGAAATAAACGCAAAAATATGTGCTCAAATAATGGCGGACGAGGTAAGGCAACTTgtgtaaaaaaacatttatatgaagttcattttttagggttccgtacccaaagggtaaaaacgggaccctattactaagactccgctgtccgtccgtccgtccgtccgtctgtcaccaggctgtatctcatgaaccgtgatagctaggcagttgaaattttcacagatatatttctgttgccgctataacaacaaatactaaaaagtacggaaccctcggtgggcgagtcccactcgcacttgtccggtttttagggttccgtacccaaagggtaaaacgggaccctattactaagactccgctgtccgtccgtccgtccgtccgtccgtccgtccgtccgtccgtccgtccgtccgtccgtccgtccgtccgtctgtcaccaggctgtatctcacgaaccgtgatagctagacagttgaaattttcacagatgatgtatttctgttgccgctataacaacaaatactaaaaacagaataaaataaagatttaagtcgggctcccatacaacaaacgtgatttttgaccgaagttaagcaacgtcgggcggggtcagtacttggatgggtgaccgtttttttttgccgtttattgcattatggtaccgaaccctttgtgcgcgagtccgactcgcacttgcccggtttttaaatcAATGGTTTCTATAGTAGTTTAggtatacaatcgtgatataatggagagcttttcagtcgagtaccgtgttaaGGCCACTAAGCTTGCTGAGTGGTCTTAAtgggtacgagattgaaaagcttgattatatcactattgtatacaatactttttctacgagttaaCAAACATAATACTTTTAACGAGTAGAATTATATAGgttaacaaaccaaaagtatacagctaagatacgcgagcagccgcgaacCAATGTTGATTTTTTTGCACTTTGTATGATGCATTGGTCCACACGTAATGTTTAAAtgtaagggctcatttagacgatgcgaaaacacgcatgcgagtttcattacattgcgggttttgatcgatcggttgaattggacgtaaccaacactCCGCAATGCAACTAAAATcgtatgcgagttcgc
Protein-coding sequences here:
- the LOC134792512 gene encoding meiosis-specific nuclear structural protein 1-like, coding for MQPQNELTRNAIYRARKEELDYFQRALDTQWLNDRMANGRMGRCLAVLEKEAQMEKEFQERTDHAALVNAQAKKEADLANEVAKVRHEEATELQRRHYLRERDPELRMLIKKLQAGYVCRDVRQQILHNEYRRMQEKAEEERANSTLLAAIGDDQEAKKRVQQKMQQTAAYRQELQQQLVNRQTQRQCQYEDALIEQKMLDDVMRTISDEDQRELKQKRDLMEKTQREMVTFRQARKAWQAKQRELAIKEELEIERQNQAASDRSAGIRAEKERRERIREEINAKICAQIMADEAERQDRDNIIKELVEHEAEEKHIQDDLAAERKQEYVRTSTMTDLTTQMDLKKKEIELEKQRQIEFRKESEAKLAAQDAKEHEKERIKKEKARQYARDLKQQIEDNARRRESDRRLEDARAKAVFDYYKDWKAEVSKERASIVAEHVPPILGYIQPGVLGAADLPAVRAGAGAALDIPLAADSGLHRHPKCNAQCRVIREY